A section of the Candidatus Aminicenantes bacterium genome encodes:
- a CDS encoding GDP-mannose 4,6-dehydratase translates to MPSQRIFITGATGFVGRHLIAHLNRRGGATRAEIFGSCFPERPESCADLCRAERNVRLVHLDLRDAAAVETVLASIRPARIYHLAALSQVRLSWEKRAETFDTNLRGTFNLFEAVRKHTPKARVLFVSSSDVYGFLEPRHRPCRERDRRGVVSPYAFTKVSGELLGEFYALRENVPIIAARPFPHTGPGQTADFVCSDWARQIALIEKFKAHGDAEAAGQRLGQGRAAEAGGGGGVPVIRVGNLALRRDYSDVRDIVRAYALLLAKGKPGEVYNVCSGRATSLEWVLKTLLSYSRRKIAYEIDPARVRKVDIPYLAGDNGKLRQATGWAPRIALEQTLRDILEYWRARV, encoded by the coding sequence ATGCCCTCACAGCGTATTTTCATTACCGGAGCGACGGGATTCGTCGGCCGGCACTTGATTGCCCACCTGAACAGGCGGGGCGGGGCGACCCGGGCCGAGATCTTCGGTTCCTGCTTTCCCGAGCGGCCGGAATCATGCGCTGATCTCTGCCGGGCCGAACGCAACGTTCGGCTTGTCCATCTGGACCTGCGCGATGCGGCGGCCGTCGAGACGGTCCTGGCCTCGATTCGGCCAGCCCGAATCTACCACCTGGCGGCGCTTTCCCAGGTCCGCCTGTCGTGGGAGAAGCGGGCCGAAACGTTCGATACCAACCTACGCGGCACGTTCAACCTCTTTGAGGCCGTGCGGAAGCACACGCCCAAGGCGCGGGTGCTCTTTGTCAGCTCGTCGGATGTCTACGGATTCCTGGAGCCGCGGCATCGGCCCTGCCGCGAGCGGGACCGGCGCGGCGTGGTCAGCCCTTACGCTTTCACCAAAGTCAGCGGCGAGCTCTTGGGCGAATTTTACGCCCTGCGCGAGAACGTGCCGATCATCGCGGCCCGGCCCTTCCCGCACACCGGGCCGGGGCAGACAGCTGATTTCGTCTGCTCGGACTGGGCTCGCCAGATCGCCCTGATCGAGAAATTCAAGGCTCACGGCGACGCCGAGGCGGCCGGCCAACGCCTCGGCCAAGGGCGGGCGGCCGAGGCCGGGGGCGGCGGAGGCGTGCCTGTCATCCGGGTCGGCAATCTAGCTCTACGGCGGGATTATTCAGATGTCCGCGATATTGTCCGGGCGTATGCCTTGCTCTTGGCCAAGGGGAAGCCGGGCGAGGTTTACAACGTCTGCTCCGGCCGCGCCACGAGCCTGGAATGGGTTCTGAAAACTCTGTTGTCCTATTCCCGCCGGAAGATCGCTTACGAGATCGACCCAGCCCGGGTCCGCAAGGTCGACATCCCGTATCTGGCCGGCGATAACGGCAAGCTGCGCCAGGCGACGGGGTGGGCGCCGCGCATTGCGCTGGAGCAGACTTTGCGCGACATCCTCGAATATTGGCGCGCCCGGGTTTAA
- a CDS encoding GDP-mannose 4,6-dehydratase produces MNVLITGITGFAGSHLAEYILAEHPDARVHGIVRWRSRMDNVAHLAGKIELHEADLKDMVSMKKALHASRPDKIFHLAAQSFVPTSWRLPAETFQINAVGQINLFEAILDLKLDPRVQIAGSSEEYGMVHPDEVPMKETNPLRPLSPYAVSKVAQDLLGYQYFKSYGLRAIRTRGFNHTGPRRGDVFVTSNFAKQMAQIEKGLREPVIHVGNLDAKRDFTDVRDMVRAYWLATEKGEDGDVYNVGTGGTISMHQLLDMLLALTKVKVRVQVDPERLRPSDVQILQADPAKFRKQTGWEPTIPFEKTLRDLLDYWRARV; encoded by the coding sequence ATGAACGTCCTCATCACCGGCATCACCGGGTTCGCCGGCAGCCACCTGGCCGAGTATATTTTAGCCGAACACCCCGACGCGCGCGTCCACGGCATCGTCCGTTGGCGCAGCCGCATGGACAACGTCGCCCACCTCGCCGGCAAAATCGAGCTCCACGAGGCCGACCTCAAAGACATGGTCTCGATGAAGAAAGCCCTGCACGCCTCCAGGCCGGACAAGATTTTCCACTTGGCCGCCCAGAGCTTCGTCCCCACTTCCTGGCGCCTTCCCGCCGAAACTTTCCAGATCAACGCCGTCGGGCAGATCAACTTGTTCGAGGCTATCCTGGACCTCAAGCTCGACCCGCGCGTCCAGATCGCCGGCTCGAGCGAAGAGTACGGTATGGTCCATCCCGACGAGGTGCCGATGAAGGAGACCAACCCCCTGCGGCCCCTCTCGCCTTACGCTGTCAGCAAGGTGGCCCAGGACCTGCTCGGCTATCAGTACTTCAAGAGCTATGGGCTGCGGGCCATCCGGACCCGCGGCTTCAACCATACCGGGCCGCGCCGCGGCGACGTTTTCGTCACATCCAACTTCGCCAAGCAGATGGCCCAGATCGAGAAAGGCCTGCGCGAGCCGGTCATCCATGTCGGCAACCTGGACGCCAAGCGCGATTTCACCGACGTCCGTGACATGGTCCGGGCCTACTGGCTGGCCACCGAGAAGGGCGAGGACGGCGACGTTTACAACGTCGGCACCGGCGGCACTATCTCCATGCACCAGCTCCTGGATATGCTGCTGGCCCTGACCAAGGTCAAGGTTCGGGTCCAGGTCGACCCCGAGCGCCTGCGACCCAGCGACGTCCAGATCCTGCAGGCCGACCCGGCTAAATTCCGCAAGCAGACCGGCTGGGAGCCGACCATCCCGTTCGAAAAGACCCTGCGCGATTTGCTGGACTATTGGCGGGCGCGGGTGTGA